A section of the Streptomyces sp. V3I8 genome encodes:
- a CDS encoding carbohydrate ABC transporter permease: MSVQTERTDTGTGTAAAPGVRKTDVPPPADDTGTGPARRGSGAYAPYLLLMPALLATVILLGWPLIKNGMLSFQNLNPRQLILHLTEWRGIDNYTDVLNSADFWKVVQRTVLFTAVNVVLIMVLGTLVGLLLARLGKRMRLVLLLGLVLAWAMPVIAATTVYQWLFAQRFGVVNWLLAKAGWTSMADYNWFGTQLSTFSVITLLIVWQSIPFVAINLYAATTTIPKELYEAASIDGAGVWKGFTHVTFPFLRPFLWATTFLEVIWVFKAFPQIFAMNKGGPDRLTETLPIYAFVEGPGNQHYGMGAAISFLTILILLALTAYYLRTVLKQEEDEL; this comes from the coding sequence ATGTCAGTGCAGACCGAACGCACGGACACAGGCACAGGCACGGCCGCGGCGCCCGGTGTCCGTAAGACCGACGTACCCCCGCCCGCCGACGACACAGGCACGGGCCCGGCCAGGAGAGGCAGCGGCGCGTACGCCCCGTATCTGCTCCTGATGCCCGCCCTGCTCGCCACGGTGATCCTGCTCGGCTGGCCGCTCATCAAGAACGGCATGCTGTCGTTCCAGAACCTCAACCCGCGCCAGCTGATCCTCCACCTCACCGAGTGGCGGGGGATCGACAACTACACGGACGTCCTGAACAGCGCGGACTTCTGGAAGGTCGTCCAGCGCACGGTCCTGTTCACCGCGGTGAACGTCGTCCTGATCATGGTGCTCGGCACCCTCGTCGGCCTGCTCCTCGCCCGGCTCGGCAAGCGCATGCGGCTGGTGCTGCTGCTCGGTCTGGTGCTGGCCTGGGCCATGCCGGTGATCGCCGCGACCACGGTCTACCAGTGGCTGTTCGCCCAGCGCTTCGGCGTCGTCAACTGGCTGCTCGCCAAGGCCGGCTGGACGTCGATGGCCGACTACAACTGGTTCGGCACCCAGCTCTCCACCTTCTCGGTGATCACGCTGCTGATCGTCTGGCAGTCGATCCCGTTCGTGGCGATCAACCTGTACGCCGCCACGACCACCATCCCCAAGGAGCTGTACGAGGCCGCCTCCATCGACGGCGCCGGGGTGTGGAAGGGCTTCACGCACGTGACCTTCCCGTTCCTGCGGCCGTTCCTGTGGGCGACGACCTTCCTCGAGGTCATCTGGGTCTTCAAGGCGTTCCCGCAGATCTTCGCCATGAACAAGGGCGGGCCCGACCGGCTCACCGAGACCCTGCCGATCTACGCGTTCGTCGAGGGCCCCGGCAACCAGCACTACGGCATGGGCGCGGCGATCTCGTTCCTGACGATCCTCATCCTGCTCGCCCTGACCGCCTACTACCTGCGTACCG
- a CDS encoding extracellular solute-binding protein: MNRKLIAAVGVAGMLMSVAACGGDDGDDGGKAGADGYKGQTLTVWAMDGSTPDGWTKDVTAAFEKKTKAKLKFETQQWNGIQQKITTSLSEENPPDVLEVGNTQTPAYAATGGLADLGDLKEEIGADWTKALNESSVFDGKQYAAPWYFANRVVIYNKKVWADAGLTDTPKTRAEFFDALKAIDKKTDAEPLYLPGQNWYFFDGLTIGQSADLVKKEGDKYVSNLADPKVGKAMELYKQYQSYSKAPKDKDEATPQQAEVFAKGDVGAFIGMGWEAGTAIAANKKIEKDIGYFTIPGETASEPEGVFLGGSNFAVAAGSKKQELAKEFLKIALSDKFEGALAKENGVIPNKEALQVNLVGNGAAEAAAPAASGGGTTPLIPEWAAVENDPNPIKSYMTAVLKGKSPAAAAKQVEAEINKRLAQSS; this comes from the coding sequence GTGAATCGCAAGCTCATCGCGGCCGTCGGTGTCGCGGGCATGTTGATGTCGGTCGCTGCCTGTGGCGGCGACGACGGTGACGACGGCGGCAAGGCGGGCGCCGACGGTTACAAGGGCCAGACCCTGACCGTCTGGGCCATGGACGGCTCCACGCCGGACGGCTGGACCAAGGATGTCACGGCCGCCTTCGAGAAGAAGACGAAGGCCAAGCTGAAGTTCGAGACCCAGCAGTGGAACGGCATCCAGCAGAAGATCACCACCTCGCTCTCCGAGGAGAACCCGCCGGACGTCCTCGAGGTCGGCAACACCCAGACCCCCGCCTACGCGGCCACCGGCGGTCTCGCCGACCTGGGCGATCTCAAGGAGGAGATCGGCGCCGACTGGACCAAGGCCCTCAACGAGTCCTCGGTCTTCGACGGCAAGCAGTACGCCGCCCCCTGGTACTTCGCCAACCGCGTCGTCATCTACAACAAGAAGGTCTGGGCCGACGCCGGCCTCACGGACACCCCGAAGACGCGCGCCGAGTTCTTCGACGCCCTGAAGGCCATCGACAAGAAGACCGACGCCGAGCCCCTCTACCTGCCCGGCCAGAACTGGTACTTCTTCGACGGCCTGACCATCGGCCAGAGCGCCGACCTGGTGAAGAAGGAAGGCGACAAGTACGTCTCCAACCTCGCGGACCCGAAGGTCGGCAAGGCCATGGAGCTCTACAAGCAGTACCAGTCCTACTCCAAGGCCCCCAAGGACAAGGACGAGGCGACCCCGCAGCAGGCCGAGGTCTTCGCCAAGGGCGACGTCGGCGCCTTCATCGGCATGGGCTGGGAGGCCGGCACGGCCATCGCCGCCAACAAGAAGATCGAGAAGGACATCGGCTACTTCACCATCCCCGGTGAGACGGCGTCCGAGCCCGAGGGCGTCTTCCTCGGCGGCTCCAACTTCGCGGTCGCCGCGGGCAGCAAGAAGCAGGAGCTGGCCAAGGAGTTCCTGAAGATCGCCCTCTCCGACAAGTTCGAGGGCGCGCTCGCCAAGGAGAACGGCGTCATCCCCAACAAGGAGGCGCTGCAGGTCAACCTCGTGGGCAACGGCGCCGCCGAGGCCGCCGCCCCGGCCGCGTCCGGCGGTGGCACCACCCCGCTGATCCCCGAGTGGGCGGCCGTGGAGAACGACCCCAACCCGATCAAGTCGTACATGACCGCGGTCCTGAAGGGGAAGTCGCCCGCCGCCGCCGCCAAGCAGGTCGAGGCGGAGATCAACAAGCGGCTCGCGCAGAGCAGCTGA